From Pseudorca crassidens isolate mPseCra1 chromosome 7, mPseCra1.hap1, whole genome shotgun sequence, a single genomic window includes:
- the LOC137227504 gene encoding protein CutA homolog isoform X4 — MDRLGLRCPWPGYPRPSVLLCLLILTASFLTYPMLRTLSQQLLSVVTGSYVSGTYSIVFVNCPNEQIARDIARYYWNGEIEEATEILLLIKTKTSKVRMLSSYIRLVHPFEIPEVFSLPMDQGDVHYLKWLEEGMEEE; from the exons ATGGACAGGCTGGGCTTACGGTGCCCTTGGCCAGGCTACCCGCGGCCCTCTGTCCTTTTATGCCTTTTG ATCCTGACTGCTTCTTTCCTGACATACCCCATGCTCAGGACCCTTAGCCAGCAGCTCCTTTCAGTTGTCACTGGCAGCTATGTCTCCGGCACTTACTCCATCGTTTTTGTCAACTGTCCCAACGAGCAGATTGCCAGAGATATTGCCAG ATACTATTGGAATGGAGAAATAGAAGAAGCCACTGAAATCCTGCTG ttaatAAAGACAAAGACTTCCAAGGTCCGTATGCTATCCAGCTACATCAG GTTGGTGCATCCTTTTGAAATCCCAGAGGTCTTCAGTCTTCCCATGGACCAAGGAGATGTGCACTATTTAAAGTGGCTGGAGGAGGGCATGGAGGAGGAATGA
- the LOC137227504 gene encoding protein CutA homolog isoform X2 — protein MDRLGLRCPWPGYPRPSVLLCLLILTASFLTYPMLRTLSQQLLSVVTGSYVSGTYSIVFVNCPNEQIARDIARAILDKKLTASVNILPKAYSLYYWNGEIEEATEILLLIKTKTSKVRMLSSYIRLVHPFEIPEVFSLPMDQGDVHYLKWLEEGMEEE, from the exons ATGGACAGGCTGGGCTTACGGTGCCCTTGGCCAGGCTACCCGCGGCCCTCTGTCCTTTTATGCCTTTTG ATCCTGACTGCTTCTTTCCTGACATACCCCATGCTCAGGACCCTTAGCCAGCAGCTCCTTTCAGTTGTCACTGGCAGCTATGTCTCCGGCACTTACTCCATCGTTTTTGTCAACTGTCCCAACGAGCAGATTGCCAGAGATATTGCCAG GGCTATACTGGATAAGAAGCTGACTGCCTCTGTGAACATCCTGCCTAAGGCATACTCACT ATACTATTGGAATGGAGAAATAGAAGAAGCCACTGAAATCCTGCTG ttaatAAAGACAAAGACTTCCAAGGTCCGTATGCTATCCAGCTACATCAG GTTGGTGCATCCTTTTGAAATCCCAGAGGTCTTCAGTCTTCCCATGGACCAAGGAGATGTGCACTATTTAAAGTGGCTGGAGGAGGGCATGGAGGAGGAATGA
- the LOC137227504 gene encoding protein CutA homolog isoform X1 has protein sequence MDRLGLRCPWPGYPRPSVLLCLLILTASFLTYPMLRTLSQQLLSVVTGSYVSGTYSIVFVNCPNEQIARDIARAILDKKLTASVNILPKAYSLYYWNGEIEEATEILLLIKTKTSKVRMLSSYIRTLQCLIQQKSSRGSLLLCDRWDQGPRPYVFSVWKVKRTGILCQD, from the exons ATGGACAGGCTGGGCTTACGGTGCCCTTGGCCAGGCTACCCGCGGCCCTCTGTCCTTTTATGCCTTTTG ATCCTGACTGCTTCTTTCCTGACATACCCCATGCTCAGGACCCTTAGCCAGCAGCTCCTTTCAGTTGTCACTGGCAGCTATGTCTCCGGCACTTACTCCATCGTTTTTGTCAACTGTCCCAACGAGCAGATTGCCAGAGATATTGCCAG GGCTATACTGGATAAGAAGCTGACTGCCTCTGTGAACATCCTGCCTAAGGCATACTCACT ATACTATTGGAATGGAGAAATAGAAGAAGCCACTGAAATCCTGCTG ttaatAAAGACAAAGACTTCCAAGGTCCGTATGCTATCCAGCTACATCAG AACTTTACAGTGCCTAATTCAGCAAAAAAGCAGCAGAGGATCATTACTCCTGTGTGACAGATGGGACCAGGGCCCAAGGCCTTACGTTTTTTCCGTTTGGAAAGTGAAGAGAACTGGCATTTTGTGCCAGGACTAG
- the LOC137227504 gene encoding protein CutA homolog isoform X3, protein MDRLGLRCPWPGYPRPSVLLCLLILTASFLTYPMLRTLSQQLLSVVTGSYVSGTYSIVFVNCPNEQIARDIARAILDKKLTASVNILPKAYSLYYWNGEIEEATEILLLIKTKTSKCLIQQKSSRGSLLLCDRWDQGPRPYVFSVWKVKRTGILCQD, encoded by the exons ATGGACAGGCTGGGCTTACGGTGCCCTTGGCCAGGCTACCCGCGGCCCTCTGTCCTTTTATGCCTTTTG ATCCTGACTGCTTCTTTCCTGACATACCCCATGCTCAGGACCCTTAGCCAGCAGCTCCTTTCAGTTGTCACTGGCAGCTATGTCTCCGGCACTTACTCCATCGTTTTTGTCAACTGTCCCAACGAGCAGATTGCCAGAGATATTGCCAG GGCTATACTGGATAAGAAGCTGACTGCCTCTGTGAACATCCTGCCTAAGGCATACTCACT ATACTATTGGAATGGAGAAATAGAAGAAGCCACTGAAATCCTGCTG ttaatAAAGACAAAGACTTCCAAG TGCCTAATTCAGCAAAAAAGCAGCAGAGGATCATTACTCCTGTGTGACAGATGGGACCAGGGCCCAAGGCCTTACGTTTTTTCCGTTTGGAAAGTGAAGAGAACTGGCATTTTGTGCCAGGACTAG